The Mariprofundus ferrinatatus DNA window AACAAATGCCTCCAGCTCCTGCATGTATCGGACAAGAAAGCGCCGGTCCTGATGGATGGAGTTGCCGCAAAGCGGTGATGTTTTTTCAGGCACATATTTTTTGATAAATCTGAGCGTCTGCCGCTCCGCTTCCCGCATGCTTATCAGGGAATTGCGTACATTGGCGGTCAACCCGGACTGGGCATGATGCTGGGTGCACCACTCATCCATGTTGTCGAGTACCTCATCGGGTTGATGAATCACGATACTCGGTCCCTCGGCGATGATATTGAGATCACCGTCGGTAATAATGGTAGCGATCTCAAGAATGGTTTCGCGATCAGGGTCAAGGCCGCTCATCTCAAGATCCATCCAGACCAGATTACTTCGATTTACTGTCATAGCCCCTACTTTAGACAATTTGCATGCTGAACGCATGTGCAAATTGCAGCAGCTCATTGTTGGCGCTGTTAAACCGGACTGGGCAGTGAGACCAGGCGCGTCTTTCCGGATAATTTCTGCGATAGCCGGTGAATGCATTTGCCAGCTCTGAGGCTGGAATTTTCGACCACGACTTCATGATGGCATGGTCTTCAGGAAGCGGATATAGCCGAGTGGCCGCTTGAAAGAGGGTGTCCCATACTTCCTCTCCCGCTTCGATGCCAAGGGGAGCCGGCGGGGGGGGAGCTGAAGCAGCATGTCCCAGTCGGCCTCGATACTCAGAAAGCGGCAGAGGGCGCGATAGACATACAGGGTGTTGGCGGCCTTACCGTCGAGTGAATGGCCGGCGATATGGGGTGTGGCAACAGCCATTTGCGGATGTTTTATAAGCGATTGCATGGGGGAGGGCTCAAACTCCCAGCAGTCGAGTGCAGCAAAGCGTGAAGCATCGCCATCCAGCCATCTGAGCAGGGCTGCATTGTCTACACAGCCACCGCGAGCTGCATTGATCAGACCATTCCCCTGAAAGCGGTCCAGGACCCCCGAGTTGATAAGATGCCAGGTGGTATCTTCACCGGTGTTGATCATCGGCGTATGCAGAGAGATCAGGTCGGCCCTTTCAAGAACTCCATCCAGGCTTGAGAAGTCTGCATCTCCCTCAATCCGCATCCGCGGAGGATCATTCAGCAGCACCTTCATGCCGATTGCCTCGCATACTTTGCCCAAAGCAGATCCGATTCGACCTGCCCCGACAATGCCAATGGTGGTTGATGGGATGGAGATGCGACCTTGTTGATGCAGGTAGAGAAGGAGTGTCACCATATACTCGATAACCGAGCCGGTGGATGAGCCGGCTGCATTGGCCCACGTGATGCCGTTGGCATCAAGCCATCTCTTATCGAAGTGATCATCGCCTATGGTTGCCGTGGCGGCAAAGCGAACAGGTGTTCCCTGCAGCAGTTCCGCATTCACTCTGGTGGAGGAGCGGGTGAGCAGGATGTCGGTGTTCAGCAGCTTTTCGCGGGTAATATCCCGGTTCTCAAGAACTGTGAGTTCGCTGTTTAATCCGTTCAGTTGCGTGAAGGCGGACCTGACCCCCCAGATGTGAGCATCGGCGACAATTTTCAGCGGACTGGACATGGATCAAGGCTGACGGTTAAGAGAGTTGCATCAAGTGATTTTTTAGGGGCTGAAGGCGTCTGATTGCTGTGCAGATTTATCCGACCTGCTGAATGCGCCTGATCAGGGCTGTGGTTGAATGGCCATCGACAAAATCGATGACAGTGACATGGCCACCGTTCTCACGCACCTCTCTGGCGCCGACGATCTCATCCGGCTGGTAATCACCGCCTTTTACGAGCATGTCCGGCAGAAGCAGCCTGATCAGTTCAAGCGGGGTATCCTCTTCAAACGGCACAACCAGATCGACTGCCTTTAATGCCGCAAGCATCACCTGCCTGTCGGCCAGCGGGTTGATCGGGCGGGTTGGGCCTTTCAGGCGGGTGATGGAGTCGTCGTCATTCAGACCCACAATCAGGGCATCACCCAATGCCCTGGCTTTATTCAGATAGTCGATATGGCCCGGATGAAGCAGGTCGAAACAGCCGTTTGTGAATACGACGGTTTTGCCTGTCGCATGCCACTGTTCAACCAGGGTGCGAGCCGCTTGCCATTCGACAGCGTGGTTCACTTCTGCGCGATTTGCATCAGGTCGATAATGGCAGTGACGCCATCAACCGCGTTGGTCAGATCCTT harbors:
- a CDS encoding 4-phosphoerythronate dehydrogenase, whose protein sequence is MSSPLKIVADAHIWGVRSAFTQLNGLNSELTVLENRDITREKLLNTDILLTRSSTRVNAELLQGTPVRFAATATIGDDHFDKRWLDANGITWANAAGSSTGSVIEYMVTLLLYLHQQGRISIPSTTIGIVGAGRIGSALGKVCEAIGMKVLLNDPPRMRIEGDADFSSLDGVLERADLISLHTPMINTGEDTTWHLINSGVLDRFQGNGLINAARGGCVDNAALLRWLDGDASRFAALDCWEFEPSPMQSLIKHPQMAVATPHIAGHSLDGKAANTLYVYRALCRFLSIEADWDMLLQLPPRRLPLASKRERKYGTPSFKRPLGYIRFLKTMPS
- the rfaE2 gene encoding D-glycero-beta-D-manno-heptose 1-phosphate adenylyltransferase, with protein sequence MNHAVEWQAARTLVEQWHATGKTVVFTNGCFDLLHPGHIDYLNKARALGDALIVGLNDDDSITRLKGPTRPINPLADRQVMLAALKAVDLVVPFEEDTPLELIRLLLPDMLVKGGDYQPDEIVGAREVRENGGHVTVIDFVDGHSTTALIRRIQQVG
- the orn gene encoding oligoribonuclease, producing MTVNRSNLVWMDLEMSGLDPDRETILEIATIITDGDLNIIAEGPSIVIHQPDEVLDNMDEWCTQHHAQSGLTANVRNSLISMREAERQTLRFIKKYVPEKTSPLCGNSIHQDRRFLVRYMQELEAFVHYRNIDVSTIKELARRWYPNIQAPIKQAEHLALADVRESIREMAFYRDKLFR